One genomic region from Xenopus laevis strain J_2021 chromosome 2L, Xenopus_laevis_v10.1, whole genome shotgun sequence encodes:
- the LOC121399881 gene encoding mitogen-activated protein kinase kinase kinase 5-like, protein MSGNTDIPQTPVPYVSHDNPTDQELVNWLRELGATDDAVNQFVEEEYTLYNVLHDITKDDLKSLRLRPMFSKEPQNSTNNNRG, encoded by the exons atgtcagggaatacag ATATTCCACAGACACCTGTCCCTTATGTGTCACACGACAACCCCACAGACCAAGAACTTGTTAATTGGCTGAGGGAACTTGGAGCTACTGACGATGCAGTAAACCAG TTTGTGGAAGAAGAATAcaccctgtataatgtactgcaTGATATCACCAAAGATGATCTGAAATCACTCAGACTCAG GCCTATGTTCTCCAAAGAACCACAGAATTCCACTAATAATAACAGGGGCTGA